In a single window of the Thermus amyloliquefaciens genome:
- a CDS encoding thymidine kinase produces MPPVLHRQGWLEVIAGPMFSGKSEELIRRVKRALIARQRVLVFKPRLDTRYHESQVVSHDGQRVEAIPVGEAREIEAYLSPLPQVVAVDEVQFLDAGLLPLAEGLARQGVRVILAGLDLDFRGEPFGLMPELLARAEFVEKLTAICAQCGAPATRTQRLVNGRPARYTDPVILVGAKEHYEPRCRACHQVLH; encoded by the coding sequence ATGCCTCCGGTACTGCACCGCCAAGGTTGGCTTGAGGTGATCGCCGGGCCCATGTTCTCCGGCAAGAGCGAGGAGCTCATCCGCAGGGTCAAACGGGCCCTCATCGCCCGGCAGCGGGTTTTGGTGTTCAAGCCCAGGCTGGATACCCGTTACCACGAAAGCCAGGTGGTGAGCCACGATGGCCAGCGGGTGGAGGCCATCCCCGTGGGCGAGGCCCGGGAAATAGAGGCCTACCTCTCCCCCTTGCCCCAGGTGGTGGCGGTGGACGAGGTGCAGTTTCTGGATGCCGGCCTTTTGCCCTTGGCGGAGGGGCTGGCCCGGCAGGGGGTGCGGGTGATCCTGGCGGGGCTGGACCTGGACTTCCGGGGCGAGCCCTTTGGCCTCATGCCGGAGCTTTTGGCCCGGGCGGAGTTCGTGGAGAAGCTCACCGCCATCTGCGCCCAGTGCGGAGCCCCCGCCACCCGCACCCAGCGCTTGGTGAACGGAAGGCCCGCCCGCTACACGGACCCCGTCATCCTGGTGGGGGCCAAGGAGCACTACGAACCCAGGTGCCGGGCCTGCCACCAGGTGCTTCACTGA
- the mraZ gene encoding division/cell wall cluster transcriptional repressor MraZ, translating to MPFGEYQYSLDDKGRVVIPGPFRDFLEDGLVLTRGMEGCLYVFPSDRWRKIEEQLVNLPLTDAQARAFVRFFYSGAHKTRMDNASRVLIPPPLRQFAGLQEGGEVVIAGAPGRLEIWSQERWWKTIEEIMQNPPAPEALKGLIG from the coding sequence ATGCCCTTCGGCGAATACCAGTACAGCCTGGACGACAAGGGGCGGGTGGTGATCCCCGGCCCCTTCCGGGATTTCCTCGAGGACGGCCTGGTGCTCACCCGGGGGATGGAGGGGTGCCTTTACGTCTTCCCCTCGGACCGCTGGCGGAAGATTGAGGAGCAGCTGGTCAACCTCCCCCTCACCGACGCCCAGGCCCGGGCCTTCGTGCGCTTCTTCTACTCCGGGGCCCACAAAACCCGCATGGACAACGCCTCCCGGGTCCTGATTCCCCCTCCCCTCCGCCAGTTCGCCGGCCTCCAGGAAGGGGGGGAGGTGGTGATCGCCGGGGCCCCGGGAAGGCTGGAGATCTGGAGCCAGGAACGCTGGTGGAAGACCATTGAGGAGATCATGCAAAACCCCCCGGCCCCCGAGGCCCTCAAGGGGCTCATCGGATAG
- the rpmE gene encoding 50S ribosomal protein L31: MKEGIHPKLVPARIICGCGNVIHTYSTRPEIHVEVCSHCHPFYTGQQRFVDTEGRVERFQRRYGNAYRKGK; encoded by the coding sequence GTGAAGGAAGGCATCCACCCCAAGCTGGTTCCCGCCCGCATCATCTGCGGCTGCGGCAACGTCATCCACACCTATTCCACCCGGCCCGAGATCCACGTGGAGGTTTGCAGCCACTGCCACCCCTTCTACACGGGGCAGCAGCGCTTCGTGGACACGGAAGGCCGCGTGGAGCGCTTCCAGCGCCGCTACGGAAACGCTTACCGCAAGGGGAAGTAG
- a CDS encoding UDP-N-acetylmuramoyl-tripeptide--D-alanyl-D-alanine ligase, which produces MLKGGEWLVYVGHVREVTPEWVARATGGRLHPGGRPVHDLRWDSREVQPGSLFVALPGRQTHGRAFVGEALARGAHLVLSDQPGPATVEVKDTYRALLALGEGLRGLFPGTVVAVGGSSGKTTTKEAIAQALGLPAPQGNQNTAPPLARFFLGLDPKAPGCVVELGVDRVGEMAELMGLAKPHLAVLTALGEEHLLAFGNLEGVVREEAGLLLAPQALVSLQAAEVLGRFGLGQGLPTYGFGEATFRGEDLRLLPTESRFRYGSREVRVPYPGMGPALAALAALGVAEILGRDTEEVAEGIAHLVLPPGRMERREKEGVVFLNDAYNANPLSVRAGLAWLAAQPGRKWAVLGEMLELGEEALRLHLEVAEEASRLGLSPLYVGRYAKAQAALGGEGVETLQEALLWLKERVQPGDLVYLKASRGIGLERILELWDAG; this is translated from the coding sequence ATGCTGAAGGGCGGTGAGTGGCTTGTGTATGTTGGTCATGTTAGGGAAGTAACGCCGGAGTGGGTGGCCAGGGCCACGGGGGGAAGGCTTCACCCCGGGGGAAGGCCCGTCCACGACCTCCGTTGGGATAGCCGGGAGGTCCAACCGGGAAGCCTTTTTGTGGCCCTGCCGGGAAGGCAGACCCACGGCCGGGCGTTCGTGGGCGAGGCTTTGGCCAGAGGGGCCCACCTGGTCCTCTCCGACCAACCCGGACCGGCCACGGTGGAGGTGAAGGACACCTACCGGGCCCTTTTGGCCCTGGGGGAAGGGTTGCGGGGCCTCTTTCCGGGGACGGTGGTGGCCGTGGGGGGAAGCTCCGGCAAAACCACCACCAAGGAGGCCATCGCCCAGGCCCTCGGCCTCCCCGCACCCCAGGGGAACCAGAACACCGCCCCTCCCCTGGCCCGCTTTTTCCTGGGGCTTGACCCCAAGGCCCCTGGGTGCGTGGTGGAGCTGGGGGTGGACCGGGTGGGGGAGATGGCCGAACTCATGGGCCTGGCCAAGCCCCACCTTGCGGTGCTCACCGCCTTGGGGGAGGAACACCTGTTGGCCTTTGGGAACCTCGAGGGGGTGGTGCGGGAGGAGGCGGGCCTCCTCCTTGCCCCCCAGGCGTTGGTGAGCCTCCAGGCGGCCGAGGTCTTGGGGCGCTTCGGCCTGGGCCAGGGCCTTCCCACCTACGGCTTTGGCGAGGCCACCTTCCGGGGAGAGGACCTGCGGCTTCTCCCCACGGAAAGCCGTTTCCGCTACGGCTCCCGGGAGGTGCGGGTGCCCTATCCCGGCATGGGCCCGGCCTTGGCCGCCCTGGCCGCTCTAGGCGTGGCGGAGATCCTGGGCCGGGATACCGAGGAGGTGGCCGAGGGCATCGCCCACCTGGTCCTCCCCCCTGGACGGATGGAGCGGCGCGAGAAGGAGGGGGTGGTGTTTTTGAACGATGCCTACAACGCCAACCCCCTCTCGGTGCGGGCGGGGCTGGCCTGGCTCGCCGCCCAGCCCGGGCGCAAGTGGGCGGTGCTGGGGGAGATGCTGGAATTGGGCGAGGAAGCCCTGAGGCTCCACCTGGAGGTGGCCGAGGAGGCCTCGCGGCTTGGCCTTAGCCCCCTTTACGTGGGACGCTACGCCAAGGCCCAGGCGGCCCTGGGCGGCGAAGGGGTGGAAACCCTCCAGGAGGCGCTCCTCTGGCTCAAGGAGAGGGTGCAACCCGGGGACCTGGTGTACCTGAAGGCCTCGAGGGGCATCGGTCTGGAAAGGATTTTGGAACTATGGGACGCTGGCTAG
- the gatA gene encoding Asp-tRNA(Asn)/Glu-tRNA(Gln) amidotransferase subunit GatA, with the protein MLAHEIRAKVAQGEVSPLEVAQVYLERIRSLDPGLGAFLTVNEGVLEEARTLDPSLPLAGLPVAVKDNIVTKGMRTTAGSRLLEGFLPPYEATAVARLKALGALVIGKTNLDEFGMGSSTEHSAFFPSRNPFDPTRVPGGSSGGSAVAVAADLAPLALGSDTGGSVRQPAAFCGVYGLKPTYGRVSRYGLIAYASSLDQIGPLARSVQDLALLMDAISGPDPLDATSLDLRPRFQEALVEPLPPLRLGVVREGLSGNSPGVEAALEGALAVFQGLGLSLKEVSWPSLPLALNAYYILAPAEASSNLARYDGTLYGFRAEGEELWRVVEETRARFGLEVKRRILVGTFVLSSGYYEAYYGRAQAFRRRLKAEAQALFQEVDLLLLPTTPHPAFPLGGRPDPLAMYREDLYTVGANLAGLPALSFPAGFEDGLPLGLQLFAPWGRDELLLQAALAFERATDRAFLRTPLGEAF; encoded by the coding sequence ATGTTGGCCCACGAGATCCGCGCCAAGGTGGCGCAAGGGGAGGTCTCCCCCTTGGAGGTGGCCCAGGTTTACCTGGAGCGGATCCGTTCCTTGGACCCGGGACTGGGAGCCTTCCTTACCGTGAACGAGGGGGTCCTGGAGGAGGCCCGTACCCTGGACCCAAGCCTTCCCCTGGCCGGGCTTCCCGTGGCCGTCAAGGACAACATCGTCACCAAGGGGATGCGGACCACAGCGGGAAGCCGCCTTTTGGAGGGCTTTCTACCCCCTTATGAGGCCACGGCGGTGGCCCGGCTAAAGGCCCTTGGCGCCTTGGTCATTGGCAAAACCAACCTGGACGAGTTCGGAATGGGTTCCTCCACCGAGCATTCCGCCTTCTTCCCCAGCAGGAACCCCTTTGACCCTACCCGGGTGCCCGGTGGTTCCAGCGGGGGAAGCGCGGTGGCGGTGGCGGCGGATCTGGCCCCCTTGGCCCTGGGCTCGGACACCGGGGGAAGCGTGCGCCAGCCTGCGGCCTTCTGTGGGGTTTACGGCCTTAAGCCCACCTACGGCCGGGTAAGCCGTTATGGCCTCATCGCCTACGCCTCGAGCCTGGACCAGATCGGTCCCCTGGCCCGTTCGGTGCAGGACCTGGCCCTCCTCATGGACGCCATCTCGGGCCCCGATCCCTTGGACGCCACCAGCCTGGACCTCAGGCCCAGGTTCCAGGAGGCCCTGGTGGAGCCCCTTCCCCCCCTGCGCCTGGGGGTGGTGCGGGAGGGGCTTTCCGGGAATAGCCCCGGGGTGGAGGCGGCCTTGGAGGGGGCCTTGGCGGTTTTCCAGGGCCTTGGGCTTTCCCTGAAGGAGGTTTCCTGGCCCTCCCTGCCCCTGGCCCTCAACGCCTACTACATCCTGGCCCCCGCGGAGGCCAGCTCCAACCTGGCCCGCTACGACGGGACCCTTTACGGGTTCCGGGCGGAGGGGGAGGAGCTTTGGCGGGTGGTGGAGGAGACCCGGGCCCGGTTTGGCCTCGAGGTCAAGCGCCGCATCCTGGTGGGCACCTTCGTGCTCTCCAGCGGCTACTACGAGGCCTATTACGGCCGGGCCCAGGCCTTCCGCAGGCGGCTTAAGGCGGAGGCCCAGGCCCTTTTCCAGGAGGTGGACCTCCTCCTTCTTCCCACCACCCCCCACCCCGCCTTCCCCCTGGGGGGGAGGCCCGATCCCCTGGCCATGTACCGCGAGGACCTCTACACCGTGGGGGCTAACCTGGCGGGCCTTCCCGCCTTATCCTTCCCCGCGGGCTTTGAGGATGGCCTTCCCCTGGGCCTTCAGCTTTTCGCCCCCTGGGGCAGGGACGAGCTCCTCCTGCAGGCGGCCTTGGCTTTTGAGAGGGCCACGGACCGGGCCTTCCTCCGCACCCCCTTGGGCGAGGCTTTCTAG
- the miaA gene encoding tRNA (adenosine(37)-N6)-dimethylallyltransferase MiaA has product METIPVLAGPTGSGKTLLAMRLGEELPLEVVSADATMVYRGLDIGTDKPTLEERRRVPHHLVDILDPSEALSVVRWVELAEAAIADILARGGVPLVVGGTGYYIRALSQGLPTLPPPDPQVQAALWRELEERGLEALAAELHRVSPGDALRVGGNPRRLVRALEVVRRTGIPPARFPLRPPRFAYRKLVLWPERPWLFPKLEERARRQFAQGLVEEVRALLERYPTMPTALQAIGYKEVVGYLKGEYGLAEALARDIQAVKAYAKRQYTWFRREPGDVTYLPRGGEEAYLGFRDWLNLHFGL; this is encoded by the coding sequence GTGGAGACGATCCCCGTCCTGGCGGGCCCCACGGGAAGCGGGAAGACCCTCCTGGCCATGAGGCTGGGGGAGGAGCTTCCCCTCGAGGTGGTCTCCGCCGACGCCACCATGGTCTACCGGGGGCTGGACATCGGCACGGACAAGCCCACCCTGGAGGAGAGGCGGAGGGTGCCCCACCACCTGGTGGATATCCTGGACCCCTCGGAGGCCTTGAGCGTGGTGCGCTGGGTGGAGCTGGCCGAGGCGGCCATCGCCGATATCCTGGCCCGGGGGGGTGTCCCCTTGGTGGTGGGGGGGACGGGGTACTACATCCGGGCCCTTTCCCAAGGGCTTCCCACCCTGCCGCCGCCCGATCCCCAGGTCCAGGCGGCCCTTTGGCGGGAGCTGGAGGAAAGGGGGCTTGAGGCCCTGGCGGCCGAGCTTCACCGGGTGAGCCCAGGGGATGCCCTCCGGGTGGGGGGGAACCCCAGGCGGCTGGTGCGGGCCCTGGAGGTGGTGAGGCGCACGGGCATACCCCCCGCCCGCTTTCCCCTTCGCCCGCCCCGGTTCGCCTACAGGAAGCTGGTCCTCTGGCCCGAGCGCCCCTGGCTCTTCCCCAAGCTGGAGGAGAGGGCCAGGCGCCAGTTCGCCCAGGGCCTGGTGGAGGAGGTGAGGGCCCTTTTGGAGCGGTACCCCACCATGCCCACCGCCCTCCAGGCCATCGGCTACAAGGAGGTGGTGGGGTACCTGAAGGGGGAGTATGGCCTAGCGGAGGCCTTGGCCCGGGATATCCAGGCGGTGAAGGCGTACGCCAAGAGGCAGTACACCTGGTTTCGGCGCGAGCCTGGGGACGTCACCTACCTGCCGAGGGGCGGGGAGGAGGCTTACCTGGGCTTTCGCGACTGGCTCAACCTGCACTTCGGGCTATAG
- a CDS encoding peptidoglycan D,D-transpeptidase FtsI family protein has protein sequence MTLGLGRVSWVFFGLGLWLFLFALGLYSLVTHPPRILRAPPPAPAPRGTLYAQDGTPLAVSLEGGRYYPLGTSASQLLGFGERGSGRGLEGLERDLNAALEAGRSFTLTLDPWVQAMAERALWEGLARSRGAFGTLLVLDREGNLRAVANGPAFDPLAPRRDPRQDISWRNHAFLVPLEPGSTMKALTAAMLLEEGAASLTTRVEAPMRRVVDGWTIRDAIPHPPVLTLAEVLRYSSNVGISLLAEALPKRVFHQYMERLHLTDPTPLPGVRVAAPVVNPPQTWSPAAYANHTFGQGFLVTPLHLAAAFNALVDGTYRPPRLFTHQEARSERVFSQATAEAIRQALHQGLAPRAQLAGYPLAGKTGTAQVVVKGRYSQEVFTAWFAGFVPGDQPLYTVVVAIHHPKGEIHGSQVAAPIFREVAAGLLAYSGVPPYAEGR, from the coding sequence GTGACCCTGGGCTTAGGCCGCGTCTCCTGGGTCTTTTTCGGCTTGGGCCTCTGGCTTTTCCTCTTCGCCCTAGGGCTTTATAGCCTGGTCACCCATCCGCCCAGGATCCTCAGGGCCCCCCCTCCGGCCCCGGCGCCTAGGGGCACCCTCTACGCCCAAGACGGTACCCCCTTGGCCGTAAGCCTCGAGGGGGGACGCTACTACCCCTTGGGGACGAGCGCCAGCCAGCTTTTGGGCTTTGGGGAGCGGGGCTCGGGCCGGGGCTTGGAGGGGCTGGAGCGGGATTTGAACGCGGCCCTCGAGGCGGGCCGCTCCTTCACCCTCACCCTGGACCCCTGGGTCCAGGCCATGGCGGAAAGGGCGCTATGGGAAGGGCTGGCGCGAAGCCGGGGGGCCTTTGGCACCCTGCTCGTCCTGGACAGGGAAGGTAACCTCCGGGCCGTGGCCAACGGCCCGGCCTTTGACCCCCTGGCCCCCAGGCGGGACCCCCGCCAGGACATCTCCTGGCGTAACCACGCCTTTTTGGTACCCTTGGAGCCCGGCTCCACCATGAAGGCCCTCACTGCCGCCATGCTGCTGGAGGAAGGGGCGGCCAGCCTCACCACCCGGGTGGAGGCCCCCATGCGCCGGGTGGTGGACGGATGGACCATCCGGGACGCCATCCCCCACCCCCCCGTCCTCACCCTGGCCGAGGTGCTTCGCTACTCCTCCAACGTGGGCATCAGCCTGCTGGCCGAAGCCCTGCCCAAGCGGGTTTTCCACCAATACATGGAACGGCTCCACCTCACCGATCCCACCCCCCTTCCCGGGGTAAGGGTGGCCGCCCCGGTGGTGAACCCCCCTCAGACCTGGAGCCCCGCCGCCTACGCCAACCACACCTTCGGCCAGGGGTTTCTGGTAACCCCCTTGCACCTGGCCGCCGCCTTCAACGCCCTGGTGGACGGCACCTACCGCCCCCCTCGGCTTTTCACCCACCAGGAAGCCCGGTCCGAACGGGTCTTTTCCCAGGCCACGGCCGAGGCCATCCGCCAGGCCCTGCACCAGGGGCTTGCCCCCAGGGCCCAGCTGGCCGGCTACCCCCTGGCGGGCAAGACCGGCACCGCCCAGGTGGTGGTGAAGGGCCGCTATTCCCAGGAGGTCTTTACCGCCTGGTTTGCCGGTTTTGTACCCGGGGACCAGCCCCTTTACACCGTGGTGGTGGCCATCCACCACCCCAAGGGGGAGATCCACGGCAGCCAAGTGGCCGCCCCCATCTTCCGGGAGGTGGCCGCCGGGCTCTTGGCGTATAGCGGCGTACCCCCCTATGCTGAAGGGCGGTGA
- a CDS encoding Hsp20/alpha crystallin family protein, translating to MLERLDRLETLRKLKELQERIAELAYQLTGEEPAAWTPRVDLLEDEEHYILLVDLPGVRPEDLELLEEGSRITLAGVRHPLPGVYLLEERPMGTFRRTLDLPGPVEEGTAQASLRQGVLEVRFRKRKGAPLPLSQ from the coding sequence ATGCTGGAACGGTTAGACCGCCTGGAGACCCTGCGTAAGCTAAAAGAGCTGCAAGAGCGCATCGCCGAGCTGGCCTACCAACTCACCGGGGAGGAACCCGCCGCCTGGACCCCCAGGGTGGACCTCCTCGAGGACGAGGAGCATTACATCCTGCTGGTGGACCTCCCCGGGGTCCGCCCCGAGGACCTCGAGCTTCTGGAGGAGGGAAGCCGCATCACCCTGGCGGGCGTCCGCCACCCCTTGCCCGGGGTTTACTTGCTGGAGGAAAGGCCCATGGGCACCTTCCGCCGCACCCTGGACCTACCCGGCCCCGTGGAGGAGGGTACCGCCCAGGCCAGCCTGCGCCAGGGCGTATTGGAGGTGCGGTTCAGGAAACGCAAGGGGGCCCCTCTGCCCCTCTCTCAGTGA
- a CDS encoding phospho-N-acetylmuramoyl-pentapeptide-transferase, with the protein MALALLLSWFLTAVWIVFMKSLGLGKRVRTDGPKTHLAKEGTPSMGGVAFLLAAFLAYGFMGRDGFLGLWLLGLGFALLGFLDDLGGSLARPLRAREKLALQTLMGLVFALWAVRQVAYTPWPLLDVLLILLAVVGAANAFNFTDGLDGLLASVAALLLLPFYPYPFAQTLLGGLLGFLWHNAPRAKVFMGDTGSQALGAMVAGLFALTGKLWLLPLAAIVPVLEVLSVVAQVLYFRKTGRRLLRMSPLHHHLELSGWEEAKIVFRFAVLTALATALAFGLGGGA; encoded by the coding sequence ATGGCCCTAGCCCTCCTCCTCTCCTGGTTCCTCACGGCGGTTTGGATCGTGTTCATGAAAAGCCTGGGCCTGGGCAAAAGGGTGCGCACTGACGGCCCAAAGACCCACCTGGCCAAGGAGGGTACCCCCAGCATGGGAGGGGTGGCCTTCCTCTTGGCCGCCTTCCTGGCCTACGGGTTCATGGGAAGGGACGGGTTCCTGGGGCTTTGGCTCTTGGGCCTGGGCTTTGCCCTCCTGGGGTTTTTGGACGACCTGGGGGGAAGCCTCGCCCGGCCCCTAAGGGCCCGCGAGAAGCTGGCCCTGCAGACCCTCATGGGCCTGGTCTTCGCCCTTTGGGCGGTGCGGCAGGTGGCCTACACCCCCTGGCCCCTTTTGGACGTGCTCCTCATCCTGCTGGCGGTGGTGGGCGCGGCCAACGCCTTCAACTTCACCGACGGCCTGGACGGGCTCCTGGCCAGCGTGGCCGCCCTCCTCCTCCTTCCCTTCTACCCCTACCCCTTCGCCCAAACCCTCCTGGGAGGCCTCCTGGGCTTCCTGTGGCACAACGCCCCCCGGGCCAAAGTCTTCATGGGGGACACGGGCAGCCAGGCCCTGGGGGCTATGGTGGCGGGGCTTTTCGCCCTCACGGGCAAGCTTTGGCTTTTGCCCTTGGCGGCCATTGTTCCCGTCTTGGAGGTGCTATCCGTGGTGGCCCAGGTCCTGTACTTCCGCAAAACGGGAAGGCGCCTGCTGCGCATGAGCCCCTTGCACCACCACCTGGAGCTCTCCGGCTGGGAGGAAGCCAAGATCGTCTTCCGCTTCGCCGTCCTCACCGCCTTGGCCACCGCCTTGGCCTTCGGCCTGGGAGGTGGGGCATGA
- the murD gene encoding UDP-N-acetylmuramoyl-L-alanine--D-glutamate ligase: MILVYGLGRSGLGVLRFLKSRGLEARFYDDRPRAEEVEEALGLGFAPDWKLEGEYQEVVAAPGVPLSHPHLQALRARGARILGEAELAYRLSPTPIIGVTGTAGKTSTTLFIAHLLRGQGLKAREGGNVDPPLVSVVDEAEVAVAELSSFQLERIHAFRPRVAVLLNLGVDHLDRHGSVEAYHQAKLNLLKNLTPEDALVYNQEDPKVRQAALGSPARLYPFTPGNSPRETNQRAALEATRAYLELVGRPLHTPALRKSLKTLPSPPHRFQIFARKGEVVFIDDSIATRTPSVAAALKAAPAPIAWILGGEDKGAELEPLLPLLRRVRVVLAIGRDGARLAEALGGGVEVVVLPHRDGRAALREAVAEALKRLERGSVLLAPLAASFDQFRDYQDRAQAFREAVYALGGEPWTPPSS; this comes from the coding sequence ATGATCCTGGTCTACGGGCTTGGGCGAAGCGGGCTTGGGGTGCTGCGCTTCCTGAAAAGCCGGGGCCTCGAGGCCCGCTTCTACGACGACCGGCCCCGGGCAGAGGAGGTGGAGGAGGCCCTGGGCCTGGGCTTTGCCCCGGATTGGAAGCTGGAGGGGGAGTACCAGGAGGTGGTGGCCGCCCCCGGGGTGCCCCTTTCCCACCCCCACCTGCAAGCCCTGAGGGCCCGCGGGGCCCGGATCCTGGGGGAAGCGGAACTGGCCTACCGCCTTTCCCCCACCCCCATCATTGGCGTCACCGGCACCGCCGGCAAGACCTCCACCACCCTCTTCATCGCCCATCTCCTACGGGGGCAGGGCCTGAAGGCCCGGGAAGGGGGGAACGTGGACCCCCCCTTGGTGAGCGTGGTGGACGAGGCCGAGGTGGCGGTGGCTGAGCTTTCCAGCTTCCAGTTGGAAAGGATCCATGCCTTCCGCCCCCGGGTGGCGGTCCTCCTCAACCTGGGGGTGGACCACCTGGACCGGCACGGGAGCGTGGAGGCCTACCATCAGGCCAAGCTGAACCTCCTCAAGAACCTTACCCCCGAGGACGCCTTGGTGTACAACCAAGAAGACCCCAAGGTGCGGCAGGCAGCCCTGGGCTCCCCCGCCCGGCTCTACCCCTTTACCCCCGGAAACTCCCCCAGGGAGACCAACCAAAGGGCGGCCCTCGAGGCCACCCGGGCCTACCTGGAGCTCGTGGGCCGTCCCTTGCACACCCCAGCCCTACGCAAAAGCCTCAAAACCCTCCCCTCCCCTCCCCACCGCTTCCAGATCTTCGCCCGCAAGGGGGAGGTGGTCTTCATCGACGATTCCATCGCCACCCGCACCCCCTCCGTGGCCGCGGCCTTGAAAGCCGCCCCAGCCCCCATCGCCTGGATCCTGGGGGGGGAGGATAAGGGCGCCGAGCTGGAACCCCTCCTCCCCCTTCTCCGCCGGGTGCGGGTGGTTCTGGCCATCGGCAGGGACGGGGCCCGGTTGGCCGAGGCCCTGGGGGGTGGGGTGGAGGTGGTGGTCCTGCCCCACAGGGACGGCCGGGCAGCCTTACGGGAAGCGGTGGCCGAGGCCCTAAAGCGCCTGGAGCGGGGAAGCGTCCTTTTGGCTCCCCTGGCGGCCAGCTTTGACCAGTTTAGGGACTACCAGGACCGCGCCCAGGCTTTCCGGGAGGCGGTCTATGCTTTGGGAGGTGAGCCATGGACCCCACCCTCCTCCTGA
- the rsmH gene encoding 16S rRNA (cytosine(1402)-N(4))-methyltransferase RsmH codes for MDAITEHIPVLYEEVLDLLQVRPGGVYVDATLGGAGHTKGILEQGGLVIGLDQDPEAVARAEALHLPGLRVFQRNFRHLKEVLQEAGVSQVAGILADLGVSSFHLEDPKRGFSYQKEGPLDMRMGEEGPTAYEVVNTLPLEDLYRILRDLGEEKQAYRIAKAIVERRRKAPIRTTLELAEVVRQAVGFRKAGHPARKTFQAIRMYVNDELGALEDFLRQAEEVLAPGGRLVVITFHSLEDRLVKRFLKESHLKVLTKKPIIPSPEELARNPRSRSAKLRAGEKEVA; via the coding sequence ATGGACGCCATTACCGAGCATATTCCCGTTCTCTACGAGGAGGTCCTAGACCTCCTCCAGGTCCGCCCAGGAGGGGTGTACGTGGACGCCACCTTGGGAGGCGCCGGGCATACCAAGGGCATCTTGGAACAGGGAGGCCTGGTCATCGGCCTGGACCAGGACCCTGAGGCCGTGGCCCGGGCTGAGGCCCTCCACCTTCCTGGGCTTAGGGTCTTTCAGCGCAACTTCCGCCACCTGAAGGAGGTCCTCCAGGAGGCCGGGGTTAGCCAGGTGGCGGGCATCCTGGCCGACCTGGGGGTGAGCAGCTTCCACCTGGAAGACCCCAAGCGGGGCTTCAGCTACCAAAAGGAAGGTCCCCTGGATATGCGCATGGGGGAGGAAGGCCCCACCGCCTACGAGGTGGTGAACACCCTGCCCTTGGAGGACCTCTACCGCATCCTGCGGGACCTGGGGGAGGAGAAGCAGGCCTACCGCATCGCCAAGGCCATCGTGGAAAGGAGGCGAAAAGCCCCCATCCGCACCACCTTGGAGCTCGCCGAGGTGGTGCGGCAGGCCGTGGGCTTCCGCAAGGCGGGCCACCCCGCCCGTAAGACCTTCCAGGCCATCCGCATGTACGTGAACGACGAGCTTGGGGCCCTGGAGGACTTCCTCAGGCAAGCGGAGGAGGTTTTGGCCCCCGGGGGGCGGCTTGTGGTCATCACCTTCCACTCATTAGAAGACCGCCTGGTGAAGCGCTTCCTGAAGGAAAGCCACCTAAAGGTGCTCACCAAGAAGCCCATCATCCCAAGCCCGGAAGAGCTCGCCAGGAACCCCCGGTCCCGCAGCGCCAAGCTCCGGGCAGGGGAAAAGGAGGTGGCCTGA
- a CDS encoding 3'-5' exonuclease, producing MDAFFRHRMATRLARRLRAEGRPLPLPLLGEALGLRGPVEPVVRPLLDGRFRLGEEVGLWEWHYPFPPPGEAVVVLDLETTGLSPGLNEVIELGLVRLEQGERKSFASLVRPSRPPSPFIERLTGIRAWELEGAPSLEEVLEQAYPLLQGATLVIQNASFDLGFLRPALEGMGYALRNPVVDTIRLAKRAMPGLRRYGLDALSQVLELPPREAHRALGDVERTLAVAYEVYYMLTSGIPRPLADLGR from the coding sequence GTGGACGCCTTCTTCCGCCACCGCATGGCCACCCGCCTGGCGCGCAGGCTTCGGGCCGAGGGCAGGCCCTTGCCCCTTCCCCTCCTGGGGGAGGCCCTGGGGCTCAGGGGCCCGGTGGAGCCGGTGGTGCGGCCCCTTTTGGATGGGCGCTTCCGTTTGGGGGAGGAGGTGGGGCTTTGGGAGTGGCACTACCCTTTTCCCCCTCCTGGGGAGGCGGTGGTGGTCCTGGATCTGGAGACCACGGGGCTTTCCCCAGGCCTCAACGAGGTGATTGAGCTGGGCCTGGTGCGGCTGGAGCAGGGGGAGCGCAAAAGCTTTGCGAGCCTGGTACGCCCAAGCCGCCCTCCCAGCCCCTTCATTGAGCGGCTTACCGGGATCCGCGCCTGGGAGCTGGAGGGGGCCCCTTCCCTGGAGGAAGTTCTGGAGCAGGCCTACCCCCTCCTGCAAGGGGCCACCTTGGTGATCCAAAACGCCAGCTTTGACCTGGGCTTCTTGCGGCCCGCCTTGGAGGGCATGGGCTATGCCCTAAGGAACCCTGTGGTGGACACCATCCGCCTGGCCAAAAGGGCCATGCCTGGCCTTAGGCGCTACGGCCTGGACGCCCTTTCCCAGGTCTTGGAGCTTCCCCCTAGGGAAGCCCACCGGGCCCTGGGGGATGTGGAGCGCACCCTTGCCGTGGCCTATGAGGTGTATTATATGCTCACTTCAGGGATCCCCCGTCCCTTGGCGGACCTCGGGAGGTGA